Proteins co-encoded in one Christiangramia fulva genomic window:
- the gcvH gene encoding glycine cleavage system protein GcvH, translating into MNIPQELKYTKDHEWVKIEGDTATIGVTDFAQGELGDIVYVEVETLDETLHKEEVFGTVEAVKTVSDLFMPVSGEIIEFNDSLEDEPEKVNNDPYGKGWMIKVKLSEPSEIEELLTAEEYKEVIAS; encoded by the coding sequence ATGAATATTCCTCAAGAATTAAAGTACACAAAAGACCACGAATGGGTTAAAATAGAAGGGGATACCGCTACCATTGGAGTGACCGATTTTGCTCAGGGCGAATTGGGAGACATCGTTTATGTAGAGGTAGAAACCCTTGATGAAACCCTTCATAAAGAAGAAGTTTTTGGTACCGTTGAAGCTGTAAAAACGGTTTCAGATTTGTTTATGCCAGTTTCCGGAGAGATCATCGAATTCAACGACAGCCTCGAAGATGAGCCTGAAAAGGTAAATAACGATCCCTATGGAAAAGGCTGGATGATCAAAGTGAAACTTTCTGAGCCTTCAGAAATAGAAGAACTTTTAACTGCAGAAGAATATAAAGAAGTAATTGCCAGCTAG
- a CDS encoding VanZ family protein, whose amino-acid sequence MPARIFLFLSSAYTCLILWLSLTHLGKISIAGFNPTDKMLHAGAYLFLALLWEFYILLKRKDFKQYRANVLWVALACFIFGMLIEVLQGTLTSYRTPDWFDILANSTGIGLAVLIFLGFASLLKNLKQKLG is encoded by the coding sequence TTGCCAGCTAGAATTTTTCTTTTTCTTTCGTCCGCCTACACCTGCCTGATACTTTGGTTGTCATTGACGCACCTGGGTAAGATAAGTATTGCGGGCTTTAACCCAACAGACAAAATGCTCCATGCCGGAGCATATTTGTTTTTAGCACTTTTATGGGAGTTTTATATCCTCTTAAAAAGAAAGGATTTTAAACAATATCGCGCCAATGTTTTATGGGTGGCGCTGGCCTGTTTCATTTTTGGTATGTTAATTGAGGTTTTACAGGGAACGCTCACCAGTTATAGAACGCCAGACTGGTTCGATATTTTGGCTAATTCTACTGGTATTGGTCTTGCTGTTTTGATTTTTTTGGGATTTGCATCCCTTTTGAAAAATTTGAAACAAAAGCTGGGTTAA
- a CDS encoding energy transducer TonB gives MEPKKNPKADLNRNRVLFLQLGLILVLLITWRAIEYKNYDAQKIDIGQVNMDALEEEDVPITEMQNTPPPPPPPPPAPEVIEVVEDEEEVEEDEIQSTETNLDEIVEVQEVVEAPVEEEVEDVPFAVIEDVPIYPGCENLKNNDQRKKCMSEKISNFVNKNFDTDLGAELGLSGINRVIVQFRIDEKGNIGQVRARAPHPRLEQEAVRVINNLPKMKPGKQRGKPVGVMYSLPIVFKVQD, from the coding sequence ATGGAACCTAAGAAAAATCCTAAAGCTGATTTAAACAGAAACAGAGTGCTTTTTCTGCAGCTGGGCCTTATTCTTGTTCTTTTGATCACGTGGAGAGCCATCGAATATAAAAATTACGATGCCCAAAAGATCGATATAGGGCAAGTAAACATGGATGCCCTTGAAGAAGAAGACGTGCCAATTACTGAGATGCAGAATACTCCGCCGCCACCGCCACCGCCACCACCGGCACCAGAGGTGATCGAAGTGGTAGAAGATGAGGAAGAAGTAGAGGAAGATGAGATCCAGTCTACAGAAACCAATCTTGATGAGATCGTGGAAGTACAGGAAGTGGTTGAAGCACCAGTTGAAGAAGAGGTAGAAGATGTTCCATTTGCGGTTATTGAAGATGTACCAATTTACCCTGGTTGTGAGAATCTAAAGAACAACGATCAGCGAAAAAAATGTATGAGTGAAAAGATCAGCAACTTTGTAAACAAGAATTTTGATACTGATCTTGGAGCTGAACTTGGTCTTAGCGGGATTAACCGTGTAATCGTCCAGTTCAGGATTGATGAAAAAGGGAATATAGGTCAGGTGAGAGCACGGGCTCCACACCCAAGACTGGAACAGGAAGCCGTTCGAGTGATCAATAATTTACCTAAGATGAAGCCTGGTAAACAACGAGGAAAGCCTGTTGGTGTAATGTACTCATTGCCAATTGTCTTTAAGGTTCAGGACTAA
- a CDS encoding gliding motility protein RemB, translated as MKYLLLLLCLFQSLRFVAQENALPSELYPEFEQCKDVNYSGREFCFRRTLISEILSNFNLPEIVKKDQYRGEITVIFEVSEEGKFELIYQDAAYEELKDEMKRVFEKMAVVKPATYNGRPIHMQFKTRIQIPLERNTLEAKEVNLEKQEISIISEENSKKVYSENRNSLEEYADIRSEEFTNPRYESQINIPFSHEFYSRFDAEINRVGANFHSASKPLLFGDVNNYYDFKEHRRDLLKQKSSWGGRKLWNEHLVRFQTDDYWFTLDPAVDLQIGKDFNDSEHDFTYNNTRAAIIQGGLGEHFNFYSVIYENQGRFAAYYNRFAESIRPAGGDPAIIPGRGIAKTFMNDGYDYPVAEGYLSFSPSKFINIQFGHGKNFIGDGYRSLILSDNASPYPYLKINTTFWKIKYTNTWMSLRDVRPDVVNSGSYRTKYIANHYLSWNTTRRLNLGFFESVMWENDNGRGFDLNYLNPVIFYRAIEFATGADGGNAIIGLTGKYKFSDHFYAYGQWLIDEFSSVDVVGGEKSWKNKHGFQLGAKYFDAFNVPDLYLQAEYNQVRPYTYSHNSIILNYGHNNQSMAHLWGANFREFIGIARYKIDRWYGSAKMIYGKRGFDFVNAGEKTNYGQDIYRTEDDRVYEYGVEIGQGNTTRSFYSELEAGYLVNPTTNLKLYANFIYRNFNPQVDTMTQFDNSTVWINFGLRTDIFNWYLDY; from the coding sequence ATGAAGTATCTACTACTTCTCTTATGCCTTTTTCAAAGTCTTCGGTTCGTAGCACAGGAAAATGCTTTACCTTCCGAACTCTATCCTGAATTTGAACAATGTAAGGACGTGAATTACTCCGGTAGGGAGTTTTGTTTTCGCAGGACCCTTATTTCTGAAATCCTTTCTAATTTTAATTTACCTGAAATTGTTAAAAAAGACCAGTATCGCGGGGAAATAACAGTGATCTTTGAAGTGAGTGAAGAAGGTAAGTTCGAGCTTATTTACCAGGATGCTGCTTATGAAGAGCTGAAAGATGAAATGAAAAGGGTTTTTGAAAAAATGGCTGTAGTGAAACCAGCTACTTACAACGGCAGGCCCATCCATATGCAGTTCAAAACCCGAATTCAAATTCCTTTGGAAAGAAACACACTCGAGGCAAAGGAAGTGAATCTTGAGAAGCAGGAAATTTCTATAATTTCAGAAGAAAACTCTAAAAAAGTATATTCTGAAAACAGGAATTCTCTTGAAGAATATGCTGATATACGATCTGAAGAATTTACAAATCCGAGGTATGAAAGTCAGATAAATATTCCGTTTTCCCATGAATTCTATAGCAGGTTCGACGCAGAGATTAACCGTGTAGGAGCCAATTTTCATTCAGCTTCCAAGCCTTTACTTTTTGGAGATGTCAATAATTACTATGATTTTAAGGAGCATCGCCGGGATTTGCTTAAGCAGAAATCTTCCTGGGGTGGACGAAAACTATGGAACGAACACCTGGTGCGTTTTCAAACCGATGATTACTGGTTTACTTTAGATCCTGCCGTAGATCTTCAGATTGGAAAAGATTTTAATGACAGTGAACACGATTTTACCTATAACAATACCCGCGCTGCGATCATTCAGGGTGGTTTAGGCGAGCACTTTAATTTTTATTCAGTTATTTACGAAAATCAGGGGCGTTTTGCTGCTTATTATAATCGTTTCGCTGAGTCGATTCGTCCGGCTGGTGGCGATCCGGCCATTATTCCGGGCCGTGGCATCGCAAAGACCTTTATGAACGATGGCTATGATTATCCTGTCGCGGAAGGATATTTGTCTTTTTCACCTTCCAAATTTATCAATATTCAGTTTGGTCATGGAAAGAATTTTATTGGAGATGGTTATCGGTCTCTCATACTCAGTGACAATGCGTCGCCTTATCCTTATTTGAAAATCAACACGACTTTTTGGAAAATAAAGTACACCAATACCTGGATGTCTTTGCGCGATGTACGGCCTGATGTAGTCAATAGTGGTTCTTATCGAACAAAATACATCGCGAATCATTATCTAAGCTGGAATACTACCAGAAGGCTCAACCTGGGCTTTTTTGAGTCAGTGATGTGGGAAAATGATAATGGCCGCGGTTTCGATCTGAATTATCTGAACCCTGTGATATTTTACCGCGCCATCGAATTTGCCACCGGTGCTGATGGGGGAAATGCTATAATTGGCTTAACTGGAAAATATAAATTTTCTGATCATTTTTATGCATACGGACAGTGGCTTATCGATGAATTTTCCTCAGTTGATGTGGTTGGTGGGGAAAAAAGCTGGAAGAACAAACATGGATTCCAGTTAGGAGCCAAATATTTTGACGCTTTCAATGTGCCTGATCTTTATCTCCAGGCAGAATATAATCAGGTGCGGCCTTATACCTATTCCCATAACTCCATTATTCTTAATTACGGCCATAACAATCAATCTATGGCGCATTTATGGGGAGCAAATTTCAGGGAATTCATTGGAATAGCGAGGTATAAAATTGATCGCTGGTACGGAAGCGCCAAAATGATCTATGGAAAGCGTGGTTTTGATTTTGTCAATGCCGGTGAAAAAACTAATTATGGCCAGGATATTTACAGAACCGAAGATGACCGGGTATATGAATATGGCGTGGAGATTGGCCAGGGAAATACCACAAGGTCATTTTACAGCGAACTCGAAGCAGGTTATCTGGTAAATCCCACTACAAACCTGAAGCTTTACGCAAATTTCATTTATCGCAATTTCAATCCTCAGGTCGATACCATGACCCAATTTGATAATTCTACAGTTTGGATCAACTTTGGGTTAAGAACAGATATTTTTAACTGGTATTTGGATTATTAA
- the cyoE gene encoding heme o synthase: MGSTRVHTSTASILTDFKEITKMRLAISVVFSSVAGYFLGADNIDFVVVFLLAVGGYLMVGASNAYNQIIERRLDALMDRTKNRPLPAGRMSVTTAFIIAVVFTVLGIIVLYIINPKTAMFGAISIFLYVSVYTPLKTKTPLSVFVGAFPGAIPFMLGWVAASGHFGIEPGTLFMIQFFWQFPHFWALGWWLYDDYKKGGFFMLPTGKRDRGTAIQIVLYTLWTIMASLIPVFGVTGKLYITPFSGMIILFLGLGMLYYAFRLFREKTAAAARKLMFASVSYLTLLQIVYVLDKFIREWI; the protein is encoded by the coding sequence TTGGGCAGCACGCGCGTACATACTTCCACCGCATCAATTCTGACTGATTTTAAGGAAATTACCAAGATGAGACTCGCTATTAGCGTTGTCTTTTCTTCGGTTGCAGGTTATTTTCTCGGCGCCGATAACATCGATTTTGTCGTGGTATTTTTGCTTGCGGTTGGAGGATATCTGATGGTGGGAGCTTCAAATGCCTATAACCAGATTATTGAGCGACGACTGGATGCGCTGATGGACCGCACAAAAAATCGTCCACTGCCGGCAGGTCGCATGTCGGTTACCACCGCTTTTATTATTGCAGTTGTTTTTACTGTTTTGGGAATTATAGTTCTATATATTATAAATCCTAAAACGGCGATGTTTGGTGCGATTAGCATCTTTTTGTATGTGAGCGTTTACACTCCCTTAAAAACCAAAACTCCGCTTTCAGTATTTGTAGGAGCATTTCCTGGAGCTATCCCATTTATGTTGGGATGGGTGGCCGCGAGTGGCCATTTTGGTATTGAACCCGGAACTTTATTTATGATACAGTTTTTCTGGCAGTTTCCACATTTCTGGGCTTTAGGTTGGTGGTTGTATGATGACTATAAGAAAGGCGGATTTTTCATGTTGCCAACTGGAAAAAGGGATAGGGGAACGGCCATCCAGATTGTTCTCTACACTTTATGGACCATAATGGCTTCACTCATACCGGTTTTCGGGGTTACAGGAAAATTATACATCACTCCTTTTTCAGGTATGATCATCCTGTTTTTAGGTTTGGGAATGCTTTATTATGCTTTTAGATTGTTCAGGGAAAAGACTGCTGCTGCTGCCAGGAAACTCATGTTCGCCAGCGTTTCATATCTAACGCTGCTCCAAATAGTATACGTATTGGATAAATTTATTAGAGAATGGATTTAA
- a CDS encoding cytochrome c oxidase subunit 3: protein MDLTEGSDKKKHGRAKKMMLWFGIVSMAMTFAGLTSAYVVSKNRPDWLTDFQLPISFLWSTIAIVLSSLTLYLSKKSILKGNRRNASALLIGTFLLAITFVVFQFYSFSEIIAQGYYFTGSESTVTTSFIYILVLVHLVHLAAGMIVLSVVIYNHFKQRYKAGQMLGFELGAIFWHFVDFLWVYLILFLYFFR, encoded by the coding sequence ATGGATTTAACAGAAGGATCAGACAAAAAAAAACACGGCCGTGCCAAAAAGATGATGCTTTGGTTCGGTATCGTAAGTATGGCAATGACCTTTGCGGGCTTGACCAGTGCTTATGTGGTAAGTAAAAATCGCCCTGACTGGCTTACAGATTTTCAACTTCCCATTTCTTTTTTATGGAGTACAATAGCAATTGTATTAAGTAGTCTTACTTTATACCTTAGCAAGAAAAGCATTTTAAAAGGAAATCGCCGTAACGCTTCGGCACTGCTTATAGGAACTTTCCTCCTGGCGATTACTTTTGTGGTCTTCCAGTTTTATAGTTTTTCTGAAATTATTGCCCAGGGATACTACTTTACCGGAAGTGAAAGTACAGTAACCACCTCATTCATTTATATACTGGTATTGGTGCATTTAGTGCACCTGGCAGCGGGAATGATAGTTCTTTCAGTGGTAATTTATAACCATTTTAAACAACGCTACAAAGCAGGTCAAATGCTTGGATTTGAGCTTGGTGCGATTTTTTGGCATTTTGTCGATTTTCTATGGGTATACCTGATTTTGTTTTTATATTTCTTTAGATAA
- a CDS encoding cytochrome c oxidase subunit 3, which translates to MEATVVRTGTEGKTWGGGNEPLKASYGKMMMWFFILSDALTFSGFLAAYGFSRFKFIDSWPIADNVFTHFPFLHGVDAPMYYVAFMTFILIFSSVTMVLAVDAGHRMKQSKVILYLFLTIIGGLIFVGSQAWEWTNFIQGEYGAVVTKGDNILQFVNGEGERVAIDAIGVPISGGRIEHQENNGLWFESGAGLPTYTLAEVKAGFMQNEDLFIKTQRTMEDGTKEILTRQQSIEVLQNDAVGIVEGANLEHNEYGAPLFADFFFFITGFHGFHVFSGVIINIIIFFNVIIGTYERRGTYEMVEKVGLYWHFVDLVWVFVFTFFYLV; encoded by the coding sequence ATGGAGGCTACTGTTGTGAGAACAGGCACAGAAGGAAAGACCTGGGGCGGTGGAAATGAACCGCTGAAGGCCAGTTACGGAAAAATGATGATGTGGTTCTTCATCCTTTCCGATGCGTTGACTTTCTCGGGATTCCTTGCCGCTTATGGTTTTTCAAGATTTAAATTTATTGATTCCTGGCCAATAGCCGATAACGTATTTACTCACTTTCCATTTTTACATGGCGTAGATGCGCCCATGTATTATGTGGCATTCATGACCTTTATTCTGATTTTTTCATCAGTAACAATGGTTTTGGCCGTAGATGCCGGTCATCGCATGAAGCAGTCAAAAGTGATCCTGTACCTTTTTCTTACCATAATTGGTGGTCTTATCTTTGTAGGCTCACAAGCCTGGGAGTGGACTAACTTTATCCAGGGAGAATATGGGGCAGTGGTGACCAAAGGTGATAATATTCTCCAGTTTGTGAATGGTGAAGGTGAGCGAGTGGCCATAGATGCTATTGGTGTTCCTATCTCCGGTGGCCGAATTGAACATCAGGAAAACAACGGCCTTTGGTTTGAATCCGGTGCGGGCTTGCCTACCTATACTCTTGCAGAAGTGAAAGCAGGTTTCATGCAAAATGAAGATCTTTTTATAAAGACTCAAAGAACCATGGAAGATGGAACTAAAGAGATCCTGACCAGGCAACAGTCTATTGAAGTCTTGCAAAATGATGCTGTGGGAATTGTGGAAGGTGCTAACCTGGAGCATAATGAATACGGAGCTCCGCTTTTTGCTGACTTCTTCTTTTTTATTACTGGTTTTCATGGTTTCCACGTATTCTCAGGGGTAATAATTAACATTATTATTTTCTTTAATGTCATTATAGGTACCTATGAAAGAAGAGGTACTTATGAAATGGTAGAAAAAGTGGGTCTTTACTGGCACTTTGTAGACCTTGTTTGGGTATTTGTTTTCACCTTCTTTTATCTTGTTTAA
- a CDS encoding cytochrome C oxidase subunit IV family protein, which yields MAHDTTAAASSNAKRIWTVFGILSIVTTVEVALGIIRPEFLEHTSFLAMKLLNWIFIILTLYKAYYIAWAFMHMEHETKGLRRAVVWTALFLITYLVFILLTEGDYIYEVYKTGQIAWDF from the coding sequence ATGGCTCACGATACAACAGCAGCGGCTTCATCAAACGCTAAACGAATCTGGACAGTATTCGGGATTCTTTCTATAGTTACCACTGTAGAGGTTGCCCTTGGTATTATAAGACCTGAATTTTTGGAGCATACCTCATTCCTTGCTATGAAACTCCTTAACTGGATCTTCATTATACTTACCTTGTATAAAGCATATTATATTGCCTGGGCTTTCATGCATATGGAGCATGAAACAAAAGGCCTCAGAAGGGCTGTTGTCTGGACCGCTCTGTTCCTAATTACCTACCTGGTCTTTATTCTTTTAACAGAAGGTGATTATATCTATGAAGTCTACAAAACAGGCCAAATTGCCTGGGACTTCTAA
- a CDS encoding SCO family protein — translation MKNYSYIGISLIILIFGIIFIPKIIDRVSNDEVVTADRLNSNTMTSDKANSSEAEVGYIEIDGKKKKAPDFEFINQNGDTISNEDYKGKVYVVEFFFTTCPSICPIMSKNLVEVQNEFKDEDDFGIASFSIDPTHDTPEVLSEYAEEYGITHPNWNLMTGDKEKIYDLANKKFGLYAGENDQIPGGFAHQGLFVLIDKEGYIRSRKDEFGNPIIYYRGSIPQNKSVVEGEETPQIDILIQDIKSLL, via the coding sequence ATGAAAAACTATTCATACATCGGAATAAGCCTTATAATTTTAATTTTTGGTATCATCTTTATTCCGAAGATTATTGATCGCGTGAGTAATGATGAAGTGGTTACCGCAGATCGGCTTAATTCCAACACAATGACTTCAGATAAAGCGAATTCTTCAGAAGCTGAAGTGGGTTATATTGAAATTGACGGAAAGAAGAAAAAAGCTCCGGATTTTGAGTTTATCAACCAGAATGGAGACACCATCTCTAATGAAGATTATAAAGGGAAAGTTTATGTGGTCGAGTTCTTCTTTACTACCTGTCCTTCAATTTGCCCGATAATGAGCAAAAACCTGGTGGAGGTTCAGAATGAATTTAAAGATGAAGATGATTTTGGGATCGCCTCATTTTCTATAGATCCTACTCATGACACTCCTGAAGTGCTTTCAGAATATGCCGAAGAATATGGGATAACGCATCCAAACTGGAACCTGATGACCGGTGATAAAGAAAAGATTTACGATCTGGCCAATAAAAAATTCGGCCTTTATGCCGGTGAAAATGATCAGATTCCGGGAGGTTTTGCTCACCAGGGATTATTTGTATTGATAGATAAAGAAGGATATATCCGGTCCAGAAAAGATGAATTCGGAAATCCTATTATTTATTACCGCGGTTCCATTCCGCAAAACAAAAGTGTGGTAGAAGGAGAAGAAACGCCACAAATCGATATTTTAATTCAGGATATAAAATCACTGCTGTGA
- a CDS encoding DUF420 domain-containing protein, translating to MKTILRNSEKVAVPVIIGLSVAVPVIVLVLMLLPERYNLFNANALTFPLFHATLNFATAILLIVGYFFMRIQKYNLHRNTMIAAFCLSVIFLISYVLSKISHAPVPYGGTGFMRYTYFFILITHIVLSAIIVPLVLFTMYRGLSGQYKKHAKVARWTFPIWLYVAVTGVLVFLFMLPYY from the coding sequence GTGAAAACGATTTTAAGAAATTCAGAAAAGGTAGCTGTACCTGTGATCATCGGTTTATCGGTGGCCGTTCCCGTAATCGTTCTGGTTTTAATGTTGTTGCCCGAACGCTACAACCTTTTTAATGCGAACGCTCTTACTTTCCCGTTGTTCCACGCCACTCTGAACTTTGCAACGGCCATTTTATTGATAGTAGGGTACTTTTTTATGAGGATCCAGAAATATAACCTACACCGCAATACCATGATTGCAGCTTTTTGTCTGTCGGTTATTTTCCTAATAAGCTATGTCCTTTCAAAGATAAGCCATGCGCCTGTACCTTATGGAGGCACTGGTTTTATGCGCTATACTTATTTCTTTATTCTGATAACTCATATTGTTCTTTCGGCCATTATTGTGCCACTCGTACTTTTTACCATGTATCGCGGACTTAGCGGGCAGTATAAAAAACATGCGAAGGTGGCGCGATGGACTTTTCCTATATGGCTTTACGTCGCGGTAACCGGTGTGCTGGTATTTTTATTCATGCTGCCATATTATTAA
- a CDS encoding ABC transporter ATP-binding protein, whose translation MIEIKNLHKSYRTGSNSLHVLKGINFSVAEGELVSIMGSSGSGKSTLLNILGILDEADEGSYILDGVPIKNLSEKLAAKYRNKFLGFIFQSFNLIGYKTALDNVALPLYYQGQSRSERVERAMSYLEKVGLADWADHLPNELSGGQKQRVAIARALASDPKVLLADEPTGALDTKTSYEVMELIQEINDEGRTILIVTHEHDIAEMTKRIVNLKDGIIIEDRVVSQVRALQNV comes from the coding sequence ATGATTGAAATAAAAAACCTTCACAAATCTTACAGAACCGGGAGCAACTCCCTTCACGTTCTTAAGGGAATCAATTTTAGCGTAGCCGAGGGTGAGCTTGTTTCCATTATGGGTTCATCAGGTTCGGGTAAATCAACCCTGCTGAATATTCTGGGAATACTTGATGAAGCCGATGAAGGCTCATACATTCTGGATGGGGTACCCATCAAGAACCTTAGTGAAAAACTGGCAGCAAAATATCGTAATAAATTCCTTGGCTTCATTTTCCAGTCTTTTAACCTCATTGGTTATAAAACTGCCTTAGATAATGTGGCACTTCCGCTATATTACCAGGGGCAATCGAGATCGGAAAGAGTGGAACGGGCCATGAGTTATCTTGAGAAAGTTGGACTTGCTGATTGGGCAGACCATCTTCCCAATGAACTTTCTGGTGGTCAAAAACAGCGTGTGGCAATTGCCCGAGCTCTTGCCAGTGATCCCAAAGTGCTTCTTGCCGATGAACCTACCGGTGCGCTGGATACCAAAACTTCCTACGAGGTGATGGAACTAATCCAGGAAATTAATGATGAAGGACGAACAATTCTTATTGTAACACACGAACATGATATTGCCGAGATGACCAAGCGTATCGTGAACCTGAAGGACGGTATTATCATTGAAGACCGCGTGGTTTCACAGGTAAGAGCTCTGCAAAATGTTTAG